Proteins encoded by one window of Micromonospora coxensis:
- the lgt gene encoding prolipoprotein diacylglyceryl transferase: MTLASSIPQAALPSPSTAVWQLGPVPIRAYALCIILGIVLACWLTERRLRQRGVAPGAVLDIAVWAVPAGIIGARIYHVITSPEKYFGAGGEPLKALYIWEGGLGIWGAVAGGAVGAWIAARQLGIPFAVVADALAPGLPLAQAVGRFGNWFNNELYGGRTTLPWGLEVHKMDSANPGQAQVDEAGNPILLPGLYHPTFLYEAIWNVGVAALVLVLDRRLKLGRGRAFALYVMGYTAGRFWIEIMRTDEANEILGVRINVWTAALVFLGALIYFLRVRGPREYLIPVGAPAPVPPPGGDVSQVDLSRAEHGARAAAPEGYRTVDEEQFRAYQETGEVPPADAPPTATDAPAAHPDEDADHPDDDAPQRDDRAGAAGARPADRDS; encoded by the coding sequence GTGACCCTCGCCTCGTCGATTCCCCAGGCAGCCCTGCCGAGCCCGAGCACCGCGGTCTGGCAACTCGGGCCGGTGCCGATCCGGGCGTACGCGCTCTGCATCATCCTCGGCATCGTGCTGGCCTGCTGGCTCACCGAACGTCGGCTGCGCCAGCGCGGGGTGGCCCCCGGCGCGGTGCTCGACATCGCGGTCTGGGCGGTCCCGGCCGGCATCATCGGCGCCCGGATCTACCACGTGATCACCTCGCCGGAGAAGTACTTCGGCGCCGGCGGCGAGCCGCTGAAGGCGCTCTACATCTGGGAGGGCGGTCTCGGCATCTGGGGCGCGGTCGCCGGTGGCGCGGTCGGCGCGTGGATCGCCGCCCGGCAGCTCGGCATCCCGTTCGCCGTGGTGGCCGACGCGCTCGCGCCGGGCCTGCCGCTGGCCCAGGCCGTCGGCCGGTTCGGCAACTGGTTCAACAACGAGCTGTACGGCGGCCGGACCACCCTGCCCTGGGGGCTGGAGGTCCACAAGATGGACTCCGCCAACCCGGGCCAGGCCCAGGTCGACGAGGCCGGCAACCCGATCCTGCTGCCGGGGCTCTACCACCCGACCTTCCTCTACGAGGCGATCTGGAACGTCGGCGTCGCCGCCCTGGTGCTCGTCCTCGACCGGCGACTCAAGCTGGGCCGGGGCCGGGCGTTCGCGCTGTACGTGATGGGCTACACCGCCGGCCGGTTCTGGATCGAGATCATGCGCACCGACGAGGCGAACGAGATCCTCGGCGTCCGGATCAACGTCTGGACCGCCGCGCTGGTGTTCCTCGGCGCGCTGATCTACTTCCTGCGGGTGCGGGGCCCGCGCGAGTACCTGATCCCGGTCGGCGCCCCGGCCCCGGTCCCGCCGCCCGGCGGGGACGTCTCCCAGGTCGACCTCTCCCGCGCCGAGCACGGCGCGCGGGCCGCCGCGCCGGAGGGCTACCGGACGGTGGACGAGGAGCAGTTCCGCGCGTACCAGGAGACGGGCGAGGTGCCGCCCGCCGACGCGCCGCCCACCGCGACCGACGCGCCGGCGGCGCACCCGGACGAGGACGCCGACCACCCGGACGACGACGCGCCGCAACGGGACGACCGGGCCGGCGCGGCCGGCGCCCGTCCCGCCGACCGGGACAGCTGA
- a CDS encoding FAD-dependent oxidoreductase produces the protein MRTAVVVGAGLGGLAVAGALARSGWQVTVLERADRVRPEPTAVVLWPNGVRALHALGLGAGLDAIATALPDGGVRRPDGHWLVQPRPTPADRMPVVVHREDLHDALIAGLGDRVELRTGVAVDTVRARSGERPAVGAGRHLVEADLVVAADGTDSAVRRQLAPEAAVVSSGSASWRAVIPWYRAPRLPADQPLGGEVLGAGYRFVAASLGERGSSGASRRGGIYWVATAAGAPRPEPAETQLALLKRWYAGWPAPVGELLDATEPDDLVQQEVRELRPLPRAYGFPAGPGGVVLLGDAAHAMPPHLGQGACLAFEDAATLSSLLRESRLPDAVQAYDRLRRPRAATVVRQTRRMSAVLQARGRLALRARDAALGTINPRLLSSAAASAAQWRPPTHTP, from the coding sequence ATGCGTACCGCGGTGGTGGTCGGCGCCGGACTCGGTGGCCTGGCGGTGGCCGGCGCGCTGGCCCGCTCCGGCTGGCAGGTCACCGTGCTCGAACGGGCCGACCGGGTCCGCCCGGAACCGACAGCCGTGGTGCTCTGGCCCAACGGGGTCCGCGCCCTGCACGCCCTGGGCCTCGGCGCGGGCCTCGACGCCATCGCCACCGCGCTGCCCGACGGCGGGGTACGCCGCCCCGACGGCCACTGGCTGGTGCAGCCACGCCCCACCCCGGCCGACCGGATGCCGGTGGTGGTGCACCGGGAGGACCTGCACGACGCCCTGATCGCCGGTCTCGGCGACCGGGTGGAGCTGCGTACCGGAGTGGCCGTGGACACCGTACGGGCCCGCTCCGGTGAGCGCCCGGCGGTCGGCGCGGGCCGCCACCTGGTCGAGGCCGACCTGGTGGTCGCGGCCGACGGCACCGACAGCGCGGTACGCCGCCAGCTCGCCCCCGAGGCGGCCGTGGTCAGCTCCGGCTCCGCCTCCTGGCGGGCGGTGATCCCCTGGTACCGGGCCCCGAGACTCCCCGCCGACCAGCCGCTCGGCGGGGAGGTGCTGGGGGCCGGCTACCGCTTCGTGGCCGCCTCGCTGGGCGAGCGCGGCTCCTCCGGCGCGTCCCGCCGGGGCGGCATCTACTGGGTGGCCACCGCCGCCGGCGCACCCCGCCCCGAACCGGCGGAGACCCAGCTCGCCCTGCTCAAGCGCTGGTACGCGGGCTGGCCCGCCCCGGTCGGCGAGCTGCTCGACGCCACCGAGCCGGACGACCTGGTCCAGCAGGAGGTCCGCGAGCTGCGGCCGCTGCCCCGGGCGTACGGCTTCCCGGCCGGGCCGGGTGGGGTGGTGCTGCTCGGCGACGCGGCGCACGCCATGCCGCCGCACCTCGGGCAGGGCGCCTGCCTCGCCTTCGAGGACGCGGCCACCCTGTCGTCGCTGCTGCGCGAGTCCCGGCTGCCCGACGCCGTGCAGGCGTACGACCGGCTGCGCCGGCCCCGCGCGGCGACCGTGGTCCGGCAGACCCGCCGGATGTCGGCGGTCCTGCAGGCCCGTGGCCGGCTGGCGCTGCGGGCCCGCGACGCCGCCCTGGGCACGATCAACCCCCGCCTGCTCTCCAGCGCCGCCGCCTCCGCCGCCCAGTGGCGACCCCCCACCCACACCCCCTGA
- a CDS encoding GNAT family N-acetyltransferase has product MNPEHSELFARLERFYDAVPRDAARGEEHGGLVLFVRDGAGWPFYARPRLDATAPPSLADVAAVRERQRELGLPEAFEWVHETTPDLLAVARAAGLGVLEAPLMVLDPEHLPDPATLTDVPVRVLDPDAPGFAADVAARRAVAAVGFAAAGTARGEAGPAERDAAVTELDVAALDEERARIADGRRLSVLAGTPTDGALASGMAMRVDDVAEIAGVATLPTARRRGLGAAVTATLARELRAAGTELVFLSAGSEDIARVYLRVGFRRVGTACIAEPTALI; this is encoded by the coding sequence GTGAATCCCGAGCACAGTGAGCTGTTCGCCCGGTTGGAGCGCTTCTACGACGCGGTGCCCCGCGACGCGGCCCGCGGCGAGGAACACGGCGGTCTCGTCCTGTTCGTCCGGGACGGCGCCGGCTGGCCGTTCTACGCCCGCCCCCGGCTGGACGCCACCGCGCCGCCCTCGCTGGCCGACGTGGCCGCCGTACGGGAGCGGCAGCGGGAGCTGGGCCTGCCGGAGGCCTTCGAATGGGTGCACGAGACCACCCCGGACCTGCTCGCGGTGGCCCGCGCGGCGGGGCTGGGCGTGCTGGAGGCGCCGCTGATGGTGCTCGACCCGGAACACCTGCCCGACCCGGCGACGCTCACCGACGTACCGGTGCGGGTGCTGGACCCGGACGCGCCTGGCTTCGCCGCCGACGTGGCCGCCCGCCGCGCGGTCGCCGCGGTCGGCTTCGCCGCCGCCGGCACCGCCCGTGGCGAGGCCGGACCGGCCGAGCGGGACGCCGCGGTGACCGAGCTGGACGTGGCCGCGCTGGACGAGGAGCGGGCCCGGATCGCCGACGGACGCCGGCTGTCGGTGCTGGCCGGCACGCCGACCGACGGCGCCCTCGCCAGCGGGATGGCGATGCGGGTCGACGACGTCGCCGAGATCGCCGGGGTGGCCACCCTGCCGACCGCCCGCCGCCGGGGCCTGGGCGCGGCGGTCACCGCCACCCTCGCCCGCGAACTGCGCGCCGCCGGCACCGAGCTGGTCTTCCTCTCCGCCGGCAGCGAGGACATCGCCCGGGTCTACCTGCGGGTCGGCTTCCGCCGCGTCGGCACCGCCTGCATCGCCGAACCCACCGCCCTCATCTGA
- a CDS encoding NUDIX hydrolase: MTGLTWAVAAVVTDDGGRVLLCRGGRRWALPGGRLRRPACPAGAVADEIRRETGRSVEVTGLVGIYHLSDAPCWRPAAPGAAPDVLVHVFRARVLARPDAGPPAGCALGWHRPQALPEQVTPVTRAAVADALAGRWGVLRDLRPDDPAQAAVGSAAAEQRP; encoded by the coding sequence ATGACCGGGCTCACCTGGGCGGTCGCGGCGGTCGTGACGGACGACGGCGGTCGGGTGCTGCTCTGCCGGGGTGGGCGGCGGTGGGCGCTGCCCGGCGGGCGGTTGCGCCGCCCGGCCTGCCCGGCCGGCGCGGTGGCCGACGAGATCCGGCGGGAGACCGGCCGGTCGGTCGAGGTGACCGGCCTGGTGGGGATCTACCACCTCTCCGACGCGCCCTGCTGGCGGCCGGCCGCGCCCGGGGCGGCGCCCGACGTGCTGGTGCACGTCTTCCGGGCCCGGGTCCTCGCCCGGCCCGACGCCGGTCCGCCGGCCGGGTGCGCACTGGGCTGGCACCGGCCGCAGGCGTTACCGGAACAGGTCACCCCGGTGACCCGGGCGGCGGTGGCCGACGCGCTGGCCGGCCGGTGGGGAGTGCTGCGCGACCTGCGTCCCGACGACCCCGCGCAGGCCGCCGTCGGATCGGCGGCGGCAGAGCAGCGGCCGTGA
- the trpA gene encoding tryptophan synthase subunit alpha, protein MSRIGVAFDKARADGRAVLVGCMPAGFPTVEGSIAAMTAMVEAGVDVVEVEIPYSDPVMDGPVIQKASDIALAGGVRTADTLRIVEAVAATGAPVVTMTYWNPIEQYGVDAFARDLAAAGGTGLITPDLIPDEAGEWLAASDAHGLDRTFLVSPSSTDARLKMTVAHCRGFVYATAVMGVTGARARTSDAAPVLVSRLREVTDLPVGVGLGVGTGAQAATVAGYADAVIVGSALIRCLLEAPDQAAGLAALRALSADLAEGVRHPAR, encoded by the coding sequence GTGAGCCGGATCGGGGTGGCCTTCGACAAGGCCCGCGCCGACGGGCGGGCCGTGCTGGTGGGCTGCATGCCGGCCGGCTTCCCGACCGTCGAGGGCAGCATCGCCGCGATGACCGCCATGGTCGAGGCGGGCGTGGACGTCGTCGAGGTGGAGATCCCGTACTCCGACCCGGTGATGGACGGGCCGGTGATCCAGAAGGCCAGCGACATCGCCCTGGCCGGCGGTGTCCGCACGGCGGACACCCTGCGCATCGTCGAGGCGGTCGCGGCGACCGGCGCGCCGGTGGTCACCATGACCTACTGGAACCCGATCGAGCAGTACGGCGTCGACGCGTTCGCCCGTGACCTCGCCGCCGCCGGCGGCACCGGCCTGATCACCCCGGACCTGATCCCGGACGAGGCCGGCGAGTGGCTGGCCGCCTCGGACGCGCACGGCCTGGACCGCACCTTCCTGGTCTCGCCGTCGTCCACCGACGCCCGGCTGAAGATGACCGTCGCGCACTGCCGGGGCTTCGTCTACGCCACCGCCGTCATGGGCGTCACCGGGGCCCGGGCGCGGACCTCGGACGCCGCGCCGGTCCTGGTCTCCCGGCTCCGGGAGGTCACCGACCTGCCGGTCGGCGTCGGTCTCGGCGTCGGCACCGGCGCCCAGGCCGCGACCGTCGCCGGGTACGCCGACGCGGTCATCGTGGGCAGCGCCCTGATCCGCTGCCTGCTGGAAGCCCCGGACCAGGCGGCCGGGCTGGCCGCGCTGCGGGCGCTCAGCGCCGACCTCGCCGAGGGCGTCCGCCACCCGGCCCGCTGA
- the gltB gene encoding glutamate synthase large subunit, with protein sequence MAFPYPLSPQSAPSAAGLYDPANEHDACGVAFVADLHGRRSHAVVANGLGALCRLDHRGARGAEHNTGDGAGIMIQVPDAFLRAVVDFPLPPAGQYATGLVFLPDDDAGEARARRVVEKYALVEGAEVLGWRDVPTDPSGLGETALAAMPRIRQLFLAAHRLTDTPAGPAGSPLTGLDLDRVAFCVRKQAERESAERGVPAYFPSLSSRTMTWKGMLTPDQLPAYFPELTDERVDSAIALVHSRFSTNTFPSWPLAHPYRFIAHNGEINTIRGNRNWMQAREALLRSPDLPGNIRRIFPVCTPGASDSANFDEVLELLHLAGRSLPHAVLMMIPEAWENDPGMRADKRAFYRFHASLMEPWDGPASVAFTDGEIVGAVLDRNGLRPGRWWHTSDGLVVLGSEAGVLDLDPATVVAKGRLQPGRMFLVDTVNGRIVSDDEIKTELAAARPYAEWLHAGLIELDDLPPREHVVYTHDSVRRRQQTFGYTEEELKILLGPMARSGAEPLGSMGTDTPIAPLSTRPRLLYDYFHQLFAQVTNPPLDAIREELVTSLASTIGPEGNLLDPGPASCRQIVLPYPVIDNDELAKILSIDEDGDLPGFKAVRVSGLYRVRDGGAGIKARLTEICRHVSEAIEDGVRILVLSDRDSNADLAPIPSLLLTAAVHQHLVREQTRTQVALVVETGDCREVHHAAVLIGYGAAAVNPYLAFESVEDMISTGALVGVEPAKAVRNYVKALGKGVLKIMSKMGISTVSSYCGAQVFEAVGLDTRLVERYFRGTPSSIGGIGLEEIHAEVAARHALAWPAPGARTSDRLEVGGEYQWRREGELHLFNPETVFLLQHATRSRQYDVFRQYTAKVDELAAEGGSLRGLFTLRTGVRPAVPLDEVEPASEIVKRFATGAMSYGSISAEAHETLAVAMNRLGGKSNTGEGGEDVERLHDPARRSSVKQIASGRFGVTSEYLVNADDLQIKMAQGAKPGEGGQLPGNKVWPWIARTRHATPGVGLISPPPHHDIYSIEDLAQLVHDLKCVNPAARVHVKLVSETGVGTVAAGVAKLKADVILISGHDGGTGASPLNSLKHAGTPWELGLAEAQQTLLLNKLRDRVTVQVDGQLKTGRDVLIAMLLGAEEFGFATAPLIVEGCVMMRVCHLDTCPVGIATQNPVLRERFTGRPEFVENFFLFLAEEVREYLAELGFRTIDEAIGHSELLDVTPAIDHWKAHGLDLGRVLHLPELPADAARRGIRAQDHGLELALDNELIALAQPALRDGSPVRVEVAVRNEHRSVGAMLGGEVTRRFGGAGLPDDTIEFALRGTAGQSFGAFLPRGVTLRLHGDANDYVGKGLSGGRIVVRPDAAAPFCDPEAAVGQRAEDQIIAGNTILYGATAGELFLRGRVGERFAVRNSGAVAVVEGVGDHGCEYMTGGTVVVLGATGRNFAAGMSGGTAYVWRLDRSRVNAELVDLTPLRDAERELVHDLVQRHVAETDSAIGAELLKRWPEAAEEFTAVVPRDYRRVMEIMKAAEAAGRDVDDAVMSALTAPVSPASRVAVQEVARA encoded by the coding sequence GTGGCCTTTCCGTACCCTCTCAGCCCGCAGTCGGCCCCGTCCGCGGCCGGTCTCTACGACCCGGCCAACGAGCACGACGCGTGCGGCGTGGCGTTCGTCGCGGACCTGCACGGTCGGCGCTCCCACGCGGTGGTGGCGAACGGACTCGGCGCGCTCTGTCGCCTGGACCATCGTGGCGCGCGGGGCGCGGAGCACAACACCGGTGACGGCGCGGGCATCATGATCCAGGTGCCGGACGCGTTCCTGCGCGCCGTGGTGGACTTCCCGCTGCCCCCGGCCGGCCAGTACGCCACCGGCCTGGTCTTCCTGCCCGACGACGACGCCGGCGAGGCCCGTGCCCGTCGGGTGGTCGAGAAGTACGCCCTGGTCGAGGGGGCCGAGGTGCTCGGCTGGCGGGACGTGCCGACCGATCCGAGCGGGCTGGGCGAGACCGCCCTGGCGGCGATGCCGCGCATCCGTCAGCTCTTCCTCGCCGCGCACCGGCTCACCGACACCCCGGCCGGCCCGGCCGGCTCCCCGCTGACCGGCCTCGACCTGGACCGGGTGGCGTTCTGCGTCCGCAAGCAGGCCGAGCGGGAGAGCGCCGAGCGGGGCGTGCCGGCGTACTTCCCGTCGCTGTCGTCGCGGACCATGACCTGGAAGGGCATGCTCACCCCGGACCAGCTCCCGGCGTACTTCCCGGAGCTGACCGACGAGCGGGTGGACAGCGCCATCGCCCTGGTGCACTCCCGCTTCTCCACCAACACCTTCCCGTCCTGGCCGCTGGCGCACCCGTACCGGTTCATCGCGCACAACGGCGAGATCAACACCATCCGGGGCAACCGGAACTGGATGCAGGCCCGCGAGGCGCTGCTGCGCAGCCCCGACCTGCCCGGCAACATCCGGCGCATCTTCCCGGTCTGCACCCCGGGCGCCTCCGACTCGGCCAACTTCGACGAGGTGCTGGAGCTGCTGCACCTGGCCGGGCGGAGCCTGCCGCACGCGGTGCTGATGATGATCCCGGAGGCGTGGGAGAACGACCCCGGCATGCGGGCGGACAAGCGCGCCTTCTACCGCTTCCACGCCAGCCTGATGGAGCCGTGGGACGGCCCCGCGTCGGTCGCCTTCACCGACGGCGAGATCGTCGGCGCGGTGCTGGACCGCAACGGCCTGCGTCCGGGCCGCTGGTGGCACACCTCCGACGGCCTGGTCGTGCTGGGCAGCGAGGCCGGCGTGCTCGACCTCGACCCGGCCACCGTGGTCGCCAAGGGGCGCCTCCAGCCGGGCCGGATGTTCCTGGTCGACACCGTCAACGGGCGGATCGTCTCCGACGACGAGATCAAGACCGAGTTGGCCGCCGCCCGGCCGTACGCCGAGTGGCTGCACGCCGGCCTCATCGAGCTGGACGACCTGCCGCCGCGCGAGCACGTGGTCTACACCCACGACTCGGTGCGCCGCCGCCAGCAGACCTTCGGCTACACCGAGGAGGAGCTGAAGATCCTGCTCGGGCCGATGGCGCGCAGCGGCGCCGAGCCGCTCGGCTCGATGGGCACCGACACCCCGATCGCCCCGCTGTCGACCCGGCCCCGGCTGCTCTACGACTACTTCCACCAGCTCTTCGCCCAGGTCACCAACCCGCCGCTGGACGCCATCCGGGAGGAACTGGTGACCAGCCTGGCGTCCACCATCGGGCCGGAGGGCAACCTGCTCGACCCGGGCCCGGCGAGCTGCCGGCAGATCGTGCTGCCGTACCCGGTGATCGACAACGACGAGCTGGCCAAGATCCTCTCCATCGACGAGGACGGCGACCTGCCCGGCTTCAAGGCGGTCCGGGTCTCCGGGCTGTACCGGGTCCGCGACGGCGGGGCCGGCATCAAGGCCCGGCTGACCGAGATCTGCCGGCACGTCTCGGAGGCGATCGAGGACGGCGTACGGATCCTGGTCCTGTCGGACCGCGACTCCAACGCCGACCTCGCCCCGATCCCGTCGCTGCTGCTCACCGCCGCGGTGCACCAGCACCTGGTCCGGGAGCAGACCCGTACCCAGGTGGCGCTGGTCGTGGAGACCGGCGACTGCCGGGAGGTGCACCACGCGGCCGTGCTCATCGGGTACGGCGCGGCGGCGGTCAACCCGTACCTGGCCTTCGAGTCGGTGGAGGACATGATCTCCACGGGCGCCCTGGTCGGCGTGGAGCCCGCGAAGGCGGTCCGCAACTACGTCAAGGCGCTCGGCAAGGGCGTCCTGAAGATCATGTCCAAGATGGGCATCTCGACCGTGTCGTCGTACTGCGGCGCGCAGGTCTTCGAGGCCGTCGGTCTGGACACCCGCCTGGTCGAGCGGTACTTCCGGGGCACCCCGAGCAGCATCGGCGGCATCGGCCTCGAGGAGATCCACGCCGAGGTGGCCGCCCGGCACGCCCTGGCCTGGCCCGCCCCGGGCGCGCGGACCTCCGACCGGCTGGAGGTCGGCGGCGAGTACCAGTGGCGTCGCGAGGGTGAGCTGCACCTGTTCAACCCGGAGACGGTCTTCCTGCTCCAGCACGCCACCCGCAGCCGCCAGTACGACGTCTTCCGGCAGTACACCGCCAAGGTCGACGAGCTGGCCGCCGAGGGCGGCTCGCTGCGCGGGCTGTTCACCCTGCGGACCGGGGTGCGCCCGGCGGTGCCGCTGGACGAGGTCGAGCCGGCCAGCGAGATCGTCAAGCGGTTCGCCACCGGCGCCATGTCGTACGGGTCGATCTCGGCCGAGGCGCACGAGACCCTCGCCGTCGCGATGAACCGCCTCGGCGGCAAGTCCAACACCGGCGAGGGCGGCGAGGACGTCGAGCGGCTGCACGACCCGGCCCGCCGGTCCTCGGTCAAGCAGATCGCCAGTGGCCGCTTCGGCGTGACCAGCGAGTACCTGGTCAACGCCGACGACCTCCAGATCAAGATGGCGCAGGGCGCGAAGCCCGGCGAGGGCGGCCAGCTGCCCGGCAACAAGGTCTGGCCGTGGATCGCCCGGACCCGGCACGCCACCCCGGGCGTCGGCCTGATCTCGCCGCCGCCGCACCACGACATCTACTCCATCGAGGACCTCGCCCAGCTCGTGCACGACCTGAAGTGCGTCAACCCGGCCGCCCGGGTGCACGTCAAGCTGGTCAGCGAGACCGGGGTGGGCACCGTCGCGGCCGGCGTGGCCAAGCTCAAGGCCGACGTCATCCTGATCTCCGGCCACGACGGCGGCACCGGCGCGTCCCCGCTGAACTCCCTCAAGCACGCCGGCACCCCGTGGGAGCTGGGCCTGGCCGAGGCGCAGCAGACCCTGCTGCTCAACAAGCTCCGCGACCGGGTCACCGTGCAGGTCGACGGCCAGCTCAAGACCGGCCGGGACGTGCTGATCGCGATGCTGCTCGGCGCCGAGGAGTTCGGCTTCGCCACCGCCCCGCTGATCGTCGAGGGCTGCGTGATGATGCGGGTCTGCCACCTGGACACCTGTCCGGTCGGCATCGCCACCCAGAACCCGGTGCTGCGCGAGCGGTTCACCGGCCGGCCGGAGTTCGTCGAGAACTTCTTCCTCTTCCTCGCCGAGGAGGTCCGGGAGTACCTCGCCGAGTTGGGCTTCCGCACCATCGACGAGGCGATCGGGCACAGCGAGCTGCTCGACGTCACCCCGGCGATCGACCACTGGAAGGCGCACGGGCTGGACCTGGGACGCGTCCTGCACCTGCCGGAGCTGCCGGCGGACGCCGCCCGGCGCGGCATCCGCGCCCAGGACCACGGCCTGGAGCTGGCCCTGGACAACGAGCTGATCGCGCTCGCCCAGCCGGCGCTGCGCGACGGCAGCCCGGTGCGGGTCGAGGTGGCGGTGCGCAACGAGCACCGCAGCGTCGGCGCGATGCTCGGCGGCGAGGTCACCCGCCGCTTCGGCGGCGCCGGCCTGCCCGACGACACCATCGAGTTCGCGCTGCGCGGCACCGCCGGGCAGTCCTTCGGCGCTTTCCTGCCGCGCGGGGTGACCCTGCGGCTGCACGGCGACGCCAACGACTACGTCGGCAAGGGCCTCTCCGGCGGGCGGATCGTGGTGCGCCCGGACGCCGCCGCGCCGTTCTGCGACCCCGAGGCCGCCGTCGGGCAGCGGGCCGAGGACCAGATCATCGCCGGCAACACCATCCTGTACGGGGCCACCGCCGGCGAGCTGTTCCTGCGCGGCCGGGTGGGGGAGCGCTTCGCGGTGCGCAACTCCGGCGCGGTGGCGGTCGTCGAGGGCGTGGGCGACCACGGCTGCGAGTACATGACCGGCGGCACCGTGGTGGTGCTCGGCGCGACCGGCCGCAACTTCGCCGCCGGCATGTCCGGCGGCACCGCGTACGTGTGGCGGCTGGACCGCTCGCGGGTCAACGCCGAACTGGTCGACCTGACGCCGCTGCGCGACGCCGAACGCGAGCTGGTGCACGACCTCGTCCAGCGGCACGTGGCGGAGACCGACTCGGCGATCGGCGCGGAGCTGCTCAAGCGCTGGCCGGAGGCGGCCGAGGAGTTCACCGCGGTGGTCCCCCGCGACTACCGCCGGGTGATGGAGATCATGAAGGCCGCCGAAGCCGCCGGCCGTGACGTCGACGACGCGGTCATGTCTGCGCTGACCGCGCCGGTGTCGCCCGCCTCGCGGGTGGCGGTCCAGGAGGTGGCTCGTGCCTGA